Part of the Ardenticatenales bacterium genome is shown below.
TTTGTGCGCCCGGCACGGAGAGTGGTCATTAGCCGACGACGCGCCGCCGCCGCCAGACTTGCGCGCCAAGAACCAATCCGAGGAGGAGGGGCATGCCCAGGGCGACGGGGGCGACACCGCCGGGATTGAGGGGGGAGTATGGCTGTACGGTCATGTGAATGCCGGCACTCACCCCAGGCAAACTTGTCGTATCCGGACCATCCGGGGCGGGGATGGCGACCATGTAGGCGAGGTAATCCCCTTCGAGGATCGTGTTGATCGTCCAGGTGAGGTCGGCGGATGCGCCCGGCGCCAGCGCGGGGATGGTTTGCGTGCGCTCCGGGGACCAGTCTTCCGGGTCCACGGGGTCGCCATCCCCCAGGTTGACAATGTTCATGGCGACGACGATGGGGGCTGACGTATTGGGGTTGTGGTTGGTGACGGTGGTGGTGAAGGCGAAGCTGTCGCCGGTGCGGGTTTGGACGTGGGTGGTGTCGATGGTGATTTGCAGGGGGGCGGCGGGGGTTTGGGCGTGTGCCGGCATTCCGGCACACATCGATAGCGCGAACACGACCAGCGCCGGGAGGGCGCGGTGACGTCTGGGACGCCACGATCTTACTTTGTCCCCGGTTAAATCCAGGCGGGGGGCGGCGATGAGGAAGAGGAAAATGCCGGCAACCACCGCCAACACAACCGGAGCCGTCAGCCAGGAAGCCATCTCGTCTACCGAGCGATTGTTCACCAGAATCTTTTCCAAGAACTGGTTTACCGACTCCAGCGGATTGATACGCTTCACCAGCCGCCCCATGAACCCTGTTTGCGCCGTACCTGGAAACTGCGTGGGCAGCAGGAACAGGACGGCCACGAACAGGCTGAGGAAAAGACTGGTGCGATTGGAGGTGGCGGCCAGGCTCACCAGCAAGCCAAACGCGGTGAAGCCAAAGACCAGCAGCGTCCCCAACAGGAATCCCCACAACAGCCCTTGCGCGAGGATAGTGCGGTTGGGGGCGAGGATGGAGAGGTGAATGCCGGCAATGAGCATCGCCGGTGGCCAGACAGACATAGACGCCAGAAATTTGCCGACGACAATCTGGCGGCGGCTGGTGGGCACGAGTAGTAGCCCTTCCAGCGTGGCCCGCTCCCGTTCGCCGCTGATGCTGTCCGCGGCCATGAGCAGGCTGATAAACAGGCTGACGCTGATGCTGATCTGTAGAATCATAAACACCATTTCCCGTGGGGGCAGCAGCTTCAACTCGTTGTTCGTAGCCAGGAGAAACGAGGTCAGGCCCAGCAGGATGCTGAACAGCAAGAGAAAGGTCATGGCCCGACCACCGCGCCAGAGGTCGGATAACTCTTTTTGGGCGACCAGTCGCCAGCCGGAAATCGATTTGCCTGATGGCGTTCGTTCTGTCGTCGTCATGATAGTCGTCATGGGATTGCTTCCTCTGTAAGTTGAAAGAATACGTCTTGCAGGCGTCCGTTTTCCCCTTCAAAGCTGAGAACGGGGATTTGCGCCTGAATGAGCGCCGCCAGGAGCGGGTTAAGATCGTGCGACTCCCCGTCATCGCGCAGATGGACGTTGAGCCACTCGCTTCTGCCGTTGGCCTCGCTTACGTGGCTGACTTGTGGCAGTGCCGTTAGCTGCTGGCGCGCCCGTGCCCGCGCCTCGGCGGGGACGTGGAGGCGCGCCAGGCCTTGATGGGCGTTTTGCATCACTTCGGTCACGCTACCGTGAGCGACGACCTGCCCCTGCCGCAAGATCACTACGTCGTCGCACACCTCTTCCACTTCGGTGAGCAGGTGGCTGCATAAGACGACGGCGGCCTGCCGCTGGCGGGCGATGCGGCGCACCAGTTCCAGGAGTTCTTGTTTGCCGCGTGGGTCTAATCCCAGCGTTGGCTCGTCCAGGAAGACGACGACGGGATCGTTCACCAGGGCGCGGGCGATGCCTAATCGCTGACGCATACCGCGGCTGTAGGAGCCAATGAGGGCGTTGGCGCGTTGGGCCAGCCCGACTTCCGTCAGCAGTGCGGCGGCGTTGGCTTTGGCGGCGGCGACGCTGTAGCCGT
Proteins encoded:
- a CDS encoding ABC transporter ATP-binding protein, with amino-acid sequence MTDSHLTGGPVSPHPILSAQNLRKAYGNVPALRALSFTLQHGRILGFLGPNGAGKTTAIRILTTILEPTSGEFTIAGISSQHPDLIRRKIGVLPESLGLPRQMTATEFLVYFGQHYGYSVAAAKANAAALLTEVGLAQRANALIGSYSRGMRQRLGIARALVNDPVVVFLDEPTLGLDPRGKQELLELVRRIARQRQAAVVLCSHLLTEVEEVCDDVVILRQGQVVAHGSVTEVMQNAHQGLARLHVPAEARARARQQLTALPQVSHVSEANGRSEWLNVHLRDDGESHDLNPLLAALIQAQIPVLSFEGENGRLQDVFFQLTEEAIP
- a CDS encoding ABC transporter permease subunit; the protein is MTTIMTTTERTPSGKSISGWRLVAQKELSDLWRGGRAMTFLLLFSILLGLTSFLLATNNELKLLPPREMVFMILQISISVSLFISLLMAADSISGERERATLEGLLLVPTSRRQIVVGKFLASMSVWPPAMLIAGIHLSILAPNRTILAQGLLWGFLLGTLLVFGFTAFGLLVSLAATSNRTSLFLSLFVAVLFLLPTQFPGTAQTGFMGRLVKRINPLESVNQFLEKILVNNRSVDEMASWLTAPVVLAVVAGIFLFLIAAPRLDLTGDKVRSWRPRRHRALPALVVFALSMCAGMPAHAQTPAAPLQITIDTTHVQTRTGDSFAFTTTVTNHNPNTSAPIVVAMNIVNLGDGDPVDPEDWSPERTQTIPALAPGASADLTWTINTILEGDYLAYMVAIPAPDGPDTTSLPGVSAGIHMTVQPYSPLNPGGVAPVALGMPLLLGLVLGAQVWRRRRVVG